The genomic window TGTAGACATATTTTTGAAACCCACAGTGTCACGGATAAAATCTTTTATATGAGAGATTCGTCTCACCTGATCACTTTATTATCAGACATTGAATTGGAGGTTGAAGATTGCTTTTTGGCCACATTAGACATCACATCGTTATATACCGCAGGAAGAAGCACTTCTAGTAGTTGAGAAAACACTTGATACCAGGACTATACATACTCGAGTTCCTACAGAGTTCCTAATTAAATTAGAAAGGATAGCATTGACCCAGAATTATTTTAAGTTTGAAAACACGTACTATCAGCAGATTAAAGGTACAGCAATGGGGGCCGCAATGGCCCCCAGTCTAGCATGTTTGTATGTAGCTGAGTTTGAAGATCGGTACATTTATACATCTACGTGGCAGTCAATGATAATATGCTGGTTTAGGTATATAGACGACATTCTAATGATTTGGCGAGGCACTGATATACAGTTCTTTATGTTCATGGACTGGCTTAATCAATTGAATTCTAACTTGCAATTTAATTTTGTCATTGATCGTTTTCAAGTACCTTTTTTGGACATACTTATCTCGCACcaagatcagaaatttcatacCACTATCTTTCGCAAAGAGACCAATCGTAATACACTGTTAGCATATGACAGCTTTCATCCTCACCATCCAAAAAATAATATACCCACTGGCCAGTTTTTAATATTGAGATGTTTTTGTTCCACCAGGGCTGACTTTGTTACACAAGCACAACAAATGGTATCCAGGTTTCTACAGAGGGGATACCCTCTTAAACTTTTGAAAAAAGCTTATAAACGAGCTCTATACATAAATAGGGACTTACTTTTTCTCCCCAAGACTAAGGATACAACCCCGATGGCCAATTGTATCTTACCCTTCTCTACCATAAGCCATGAGGTTTCTAAAATTATTCGCACACATTGGACAGCGTTAGCCCTTGAATCACATTTACAAAGTTCCTTTCGATTCACATTTCGCCGAGGCAGGAACGTGAGAGATAGAATTATACATTCTGAATTCACGCAACAAATACATACACGTAAGAATGGATCCCATAAACCATGTGGACATTGTTCAGTCTACAAACACACCATGGTTTTGTCTGAATTTATACACCCTGTGACCATGAAGATCTACACTCTTTATGCCAATTCAGATTGTGAATCCCAAGGCGTGGTATATGTGATATCTTGTCCATGCAATACATTGTATGTAGGGAAAACATCCCATAAAATCAAAACACGGATTATAGAGCATAAATCCAACATTAAGACAAGCAGAGAGAACACACCGTTGGTGGCTCACTGGTTAGAGGCATTGCACTCAGTGGAGGaactacaattttttttgttttggacgTGGTCTCGATCCCGGGAAGGGGTGGTGATTTTTCAACAATGTTAATTAAAAgtgaacagaaatggatatatATTTTAGACACAGTAGTTCCTAAAGGATTGAATGCTGAGCTCGAATGGCATTATTTTATCTAAAATGTATGTAACGTCATAGGGAGTGTAACGTCATAGGGAGTGTCTGTTGGGTAATCTATTAATTAGTCATTACTGTGACAAGCGCAGTTTCGCGCCAAAATGACTTGCCTGGGCTTTAAATTCAGAGTATAGGATCAGCACTACGAGCTCCTGAACCATGTACAGAATACTATGAGACACAGGTATGCGGATTTGAACATTATTTGTCTGTTATCGGTTTTCCTTTTATACCCTTGGCTAGATATTTAATTTCTCTTGTTTACAGATTGTTGTtataaaaaaatccccccccgaagcagccggacaggcaaaacacgggtccgtgtcggggactgCTGCTGAAAGATTGTGATATTAATAATTCAGGAGTTACCGCATTGAAGCAATAAAATATCTTTCAATCAAAACGTTTTGTCCAAGTGAAGTTTATGTGCACTTTTGGTACAGCTTAGAGTaagacatttttaaacacaatacTGCTGTATACATTTTTCTTCTATAGTTTCTCAGGAACAAGAaacatttggattttttttaactgataAGGCCAGTGAAGGGTGGTGCTTAAACTTTTGGGAGTCAAGCACAGGATGTCTCTAACAAGCTACAGCTGAGTCATACATCTTGTTGAAACTGTGAGTTCTAATTAGACCAACTGGCTTTTCAAAACCTGATCTAGAGCCAGAATATGAGAATATAAGGAAATGGCAATTATAGTGTCTTTAGACCACCAGATAGAGAGCACCTATAGACATCTCATCTGAGGGGAGGAGGGTTCTCCTGGCTTGTATTGTGTCCTTTGGTCTCTTCATAGATACATTGATTCACACAGGGGAACTGTGATGGAGGTATCTTTTTATCGCCttaccaatgtcaggaagtatttcttcacggagaggatggtggatgcctgcaacgcccttccggaggaagtggtgaagaccaaaactgtgaaggatttcaaaggggcgtgggataaacactgtggatccataaagtctagaggatgtgaatgaagagaagaggcacgggggtggcttgcttgcaggaatgacggctactacctgaagattaatatccttattcaataaacatgcacacagttaatgtgactccaacattgctctatgcttcaatggcaagaggaaatgtggaaaaaaggatttgcatccacaaaaaagcaggtgagtagcttgcttgttatggcggttactaccccaaaccaaataagcctgatacttcacattcaatgcatatccagcatagctctctgcttcaacggcaggggagaatgaagaaaagatgatttatattcagacaacaaccaaaaaggaatgaattatatagtctgggtaaacaaataagtatgggtgtagcttgcttattacggcggttactaccctgaatcaattaagcctgatacttcacttggaatacatatccagcgcagctcactgcttcaatggcaggggggaatgaagtaaagaggatttatattcagacaaccaacaaggactgaattgcacaggcaaggtaaacaagcgtgggagtagcttgcttattacggcggttactaccccaaaccaattagctagatacttcacttagatgcagctccagcattgctgtctgcatcgatggtgggggtggaagggaattggaaccaaaaagttacttataagggccaagagtaacagataagtatagaaacatagaaatgacagcagaagaagaccaaacggcccatccagtctgcccagcaagcttttgtactttcttttctctcacatacttactGTTTCTATTGGctcctaccgtgtttccccgaaagtaagacagcgtcttactttctttttaccccaaaaagtcccactatgtcttactttcagggtatgtcttatattggaaaaaacctgtaagacatcccccgaaagtaagacgtagtgttcaaaaaaaaaaaattttttttaaatacctgtcggagggccgcgtgggtccaggcggccggcgggagccgggtggtcgcgtgttaaatctaggccgcgggcgggtgggcgcttgttccaggcggcggggggacgcgcgttagttcgagacggccggcgggcggcctcgtgttacatctaggccgggtcgcacaggcgcgcattcattcactgccggtgggggctgccgaggcagcccccaccggcagtgaatgaatgcgtgcacaggcccacagcgcctgtgcgacccctgcgattcggcgctgggggctgccggtgggggctgctttcggcgctcaaggcagtcacatgccgtgacgtcacagcatgtgactgccttgagcgccgaaagcagcccccaccggcagtgaatgaatgcgcgcctgtgcgacccggcctagatgtaacacgcAGCCGctcgccgcccgccggccgtctcgaactaacgcgcgtccacccgcccccccccccccccgggaacaagcgcccacccgcccgcggcctagatttaacacgcgaccacccggctcccgccgccagccgcctggacccacgcggccctccgacaggtatttaaaaataatttttttttgaacactacgtcttactttcgggggatgtcttacattagccgacccccctaaaattcccactacgtcttactatcaggggtgtcttactatcggggaaacacggtagtaacctttttttattctatttcccttccacccccgccattaatgtagagagcagtgttggacctgcatctaagtgaaatagcttaatttagttaggggtattaaccaccgcaataagcaagctacacccatgttatCTGTTTAtttagactatgtaattcagtccttgttgattgttgcctgaatatagatgcacctttcttcattcccccctgccattgaagcagagagccatgctggctatgcattgaaagtgaagtatcagtcttgctcccctgccgttgaagcagagggctatgctggatatgcgtgaagtgtcaaacttcctcccctgccattgaagcagagagctatgctggctttgcattgaaagtgaaatatcagacttgctcccctgccgttgaagcagagggctatgctggatatgtgtgaattgtcaaaatttcctccccatgccgttgaagcagagggctatgctggatatgtgtgaagtgtcaaaaatttcctcccctgctgttgaagcagagagctatgctggatttgtgttgaaagtgaagtatcaggtatttttttggtttggggtagtaaccgccgtaacaagcaagctactcccctgcttttatgtggttgcaaatccttttttccacatttcttcttgctgttgaagcataaagcaatgttggagtcacattattgaataaggatattcatctccaggtagtagccaacattccctcaagccacccccatgcctcttgtctttattcacatcctctagactttatggatccacagtatttatcccatgcccctttgaaatctttcacagttttggtcttcaccacttcctccggaagggcgttccaggcatccaccgcaGAGCTAGGCTGAAAACCAAAGAGGCCACAGGACAGTGTTAGAGCAGaaggcttgggaaagccacagagcaaaaccCGAGCAGaaggcttgggaaagccacagAGGAAAATTAGAGTGGAAGAAGCCACAAAGCTTTCATAGATGTGGGGCCAAACAGGGAGCAGAGTAGACTTGATGACAATGCCCTGAGCTTAACCAGGGGCAGGGTTAAGTAGTTTGGACCTTGCTGAATCATGGGATCACGGTGGATATGACTGGAGAGGGTAAGAGCAGCTCCCTGAGGGCCTCtagtggttgggaggctgcataacaggcagaatcacaacagggGTGGGTTAGCCAGCTCCCATCTAGACCTGGTCCTTTATGTCTGATATTGTGGTATTCTCATGGATCCCAGAAGCAAAGCACAAGCTAGGACTGCACTTTATATATCAGTTCATGAACGACAAGCGCAAGCAAACACTCTTGTAGGTCCAAGTATTTTtgcattaaataattttaatcttgaatatggcaactccactgtttaaaCACACAACATTTCAATATGATTCCATGGGTCCCCCAACATggatcccgtgtttcgccaaactgGCTGCGTCGAGAGGGACAGCACGGGTAGAAAATAATTCTCTCTCTAGACAGTGTACCAGTGCCATATTCaagattaaaataatttaatgcaAAAATCCTTGGACCTACAAGAGTGTTTGCTTGCGCTTGTCAATTCTCATGGATCCCACCATGATATGGGAGTTAGGCCTCATCTTGCTATATCACAGAGTTCTCAAGACAGTCCAGTATTAACAACTTCCTATTCTTGAGTGGTTGAGGATGGCAGATCCTTGAAAAGCTATCTGTGACTAAAAAGCAGCCTTTCACAAAAGCACGCATCATCAAACCTCTCATCGTTCGAGCATTGAATATGTTCTGCTGATTTCTACTTTTGAAGACATTGTTGAAAATAATGTAAGGCTTGAGCCAGAGATAAGCAAGtcatacttaaaaaaatgtataaaacaaaaaaaaaaaaaaaaaaaaaaaaagaacttggcGACATTTAATTCCCTTCATGCTCTGCTTGTAATCTACAGAAGAAGAATCCAACATCTCTTCAGGTGGTTTTCTCTTGAAGCAAAAACGTGACACTAGGCTGCCACAGCCAACTATGCATACCCTGAAGAAAGCCAGCGAGCTACTTCTGTTAGGGAAGCATAAAAAAAAGTTGCAATTCACAGTTAAAAAGCACGTTGAGCAATAGGCCCATGTTAGTCTTACAGTGATGCAAAACTACCGGTAATCAGTTCCAGTGAATCAAATGACAATTTGCCTTGGTTCAATGCCTTTTATCTAAGCAAGAGCCTGAAATGCTTTCTCATTTTAATATTAGAGAAATATAAATGAGGCCACCATTGGAGTGGAATGTTTGGCTATCAAATATTTTGCATGAAAGCGTCCAAAGGGGAGACAGAAATAGGAAGAGAGTGTTATTAATAACTAATTGCAGTGTGGTAAACTAAGGCACATGGAAACAGTAATTCTCCTAAGGTCACCCAGAGTCATTAGGAGAGCAGAATTTGAACTCATGAGTTCCAGGAGTTATCCTGACTGGTAactcactgctctaactactagatGATGACCCCTCTGCCCATCAGTTCAAAACAAATCAGTTCAAGTCTATCAAATTtgactttgtttttttattgaaagCACTGATTATTCAAATAAAACTGTCTCACGGTGATTCAGCAAAGTGGATCAGAATCACAGTCATGCTGTAGTTTgtaatttgggaaaaaaaaaaccatcctagatTACTACTTTGGTAGCTAACGACTGGACACGCAAAGCATTTTCACATAGACATGAAATGGGGGAGATCCCTTTGATACATGAATTATCCAGTGCTGAAAATCAAAATGAATGCAAGAATAGATGTATTATAATGTCATAATACTGCATGTTTTGTAAGAAGGATGTAGTTTCAGGCAAAAGAGCAAACAAAAACTGTAATAGGTTCTTATATCAGAAAAATATCATTTAACTCTGAGTAAGTAGATAGTTTGAAGTCCCTGCTTTCATGCTGTACATTGATTATTGAAATCCTAATTTATCATCTAGTGGAGTAGGTGTCTGTGTGATGCCCATTTCCAATTTATAACTACAtaattttattgtaacttcttggTTTCATTGCACTCGTTCCATGTTCTTGTTTTCATCCActccccttgttaattgtaaaccagcatgatgtgattctatcacgaatgccggtatataaaaaccctaaataaataaataaataaatataaataatatattccATTTTCTAGCTGAAATGGAAACATTGATATCGCCAGATCTGTCAGTTGTGACGGTGGAAAATTATTGTCCCTTGGAATGGAACTGTGGTCTTCAGAATCAGGGTTGCCCTCAGCTTTTTGGCTTTAAGCAAAATGATCTTCTCAATTTTTATTCTGTCCTCCCAGGATCAATATTTTCCATCACTGACCTCCTTAGAAGTACAAATTTCCCACATGCAGGGAATGGATTAATGACTGGTAATGAGATAGATAGGAAAATACTGTCCAGGGGGGGAAGGGTGTAGTGACCAGCACAGGTTCATATCTCCTGAAGCAGAAAACTGGGAGGGCAGCGTTGCCTCCAGGGACCTGATTCACTTAAGCTTTTTtcagacaggcacagaatttgataaaaaaaaattagtggatCAGGTCCTGCAGGTATATAGTATGTCAGTATCTGCAGGTCTGGATTTATATCTCATGCACGCCCAGGCACAAGATCATCAGCGTCTTCCCCTTCTcaacaggagggtgggggtggagggtttTGAGAGGATCGTACTGAAGTAATGATGAAGGGTGAGGCCTCGTCCCAAACTTACCCATTTAATATTAGCACTGacgtatttataatttttaaaataagcttACCTACCCACTTATAACCCATGGCGCCCCTAAGCTCATGTCTACTGTGCCCAATGGGAAATCCGGCCCTGAGCATATATTCACTTTGTTGAATCGGTTGtaagataaaggaaaaaaaaaaaggagcattgATGCAGTGCGCTGACAGTGCAGAAATacactatgaggtccatattcagacacagtccgagttagccggctaaatgcttttgaatatggacctccacatCTTGCTCATCGCCTTGTTAGTGGATTTTGCAAATAAATTGGAGGCTGGAGGCAGGTTTCTCCTCCATTCACTTGGTAAATCGCGACTTTACATGTAGAATATTTTGAACAGAATATGATAATACAGATTGTCTGAGAACCCACTGCAGCAACATTAACATTGCTTGCTCATGAATTATAACTTATGTTGTAATCAGTTCTGGCAGAGGCGGTGTGCAGTTGGGGTCCTTAGTTTGATGTCAGGGTCACGTCAGGGTTTCCAATGTGACTCTCTCACTCTACAGTACTCTTATAAAAGCAACCATCAGGAAAGCTACCACCcagatttaaaaaatctgaaCGTGACTTCTGCAATTTGGCTTGCTGATAAAAGGTTCACCAAATGATGGGGGATGTGTGCCAGTATTGGATGTCATTTTGGGGGGAAAAGTCAGAGGAGCATCAGCCTTGTTCTTTACGTGCTGTAGTATAGTATTCCACAGTCACGTTACTGTTCACTGCGACACTGTAAAACCCACCAGCCATTTTTTTTGGCTGTCTTCAACAGAACTGAGGTGTTTTGACTTTGCCTCCTGCATCATGCTCTTGTGCTGTCCTTATGCTTCAGAGCTGCGGTTTGAATAGCCAAAACAATCTCAAAGGGAGGGAGAAACATGGGCCAGCTCCAGTGAATTCAGCTCTCCGCCTGTTCACTATTATGTTCACAGGATGTCTCTTTCCTAGATTGTGCTGGAGGCGAAATTCGGGGGAGGGGGCGTCCAACAGCATCTTCTTCTGCTTGCCATGATCAATGTGAGCTCTCATCCTTGTCCTCTAACCTTTCGTGCTCCCAGTCTTTAAGGCTGATTTTTGAGTTAAGAGCTCACTAAAGTGTAGATCATGCTGGattgaaaggagaaaaaaaaaaaaaaaaaaagagacaatgaGGACACTTTTGCTGAGGTTATTTTAACCTTTTAACATTTATTCATACATGCAGCAGCCCGGTGTGCTGGCTCTGTGCATGCTTCTTTTCCTAACTGGGCCCATTTTCCTCTTCTCTTTAGCACAGGGCTATAATGAGCCAACACAAATTAGCATTTACAGTAAAAGGAGGTGAAATAAAATTTGTTAGCAGTTTATTGTCACTCCATAAAAATAGAGTCTGGATAGTTTAATAGAGTGTGCGTTTCTGATGCCTTACTGCAGTGAGCAGAGAATCCAGACCTTCACAAACAATACATCATTAACATTCAGGAGTTTTGTAAAGAGTGTTTGCCTATTTCTGTGGGAGGGTAGTAACTTCACATTAAAGCTCAGTATGTGATGGAGAGACCGTGACAGGAAAGACGACACAATAGCCAGCCCAATTCATGCCAGAGGCGGATCCTTGAAAGCCACCccgcttctctccctccctccccctcccccccatgactCTGAtccttatttcccccccccccccaaatctaatCTCTGCTCCCCCAcgccagtccatctccctgcccccagggctggtgcaagcatATTTAGcaacctaggcaaacctttgcTCATTCGCCTCCCATTCCTCCAACTTTCCTACTGGCTGCAGTGGCTCCGGCACAGTGCTCCCTGCTTTTGTGCTATGGGCTCTGGTACTGCGCCCCTCTAGATCTCActctggcaggattttgccgccCTCAAAGTCTTGGcgctctaggtgactgcctagtttgcctgatggaagcaccggccctgcctgcccccatcccttttccccccccccccccctcctccattccTCTCTATTCCTTCCTACCCCTGCACCAGTCCAGTCCtccctcttctttctcctctgccaACCCCAACCCAGGTTTAAGGGCTGTGATAACACATAAGCAACAGCAGCTGCTCTCAGTGCACAGAACTGCACCCTCCTGTCACCCCGGCTTCTTGATGATGTCCGTGCCGTTCCCCAAGTCTCAAGTTATTGTTAGGCATCCTATTGCATCGGCTTGCTGGTGGTCTCCTACTGCTGGAAACTTGACTCCCAGTCTGAGGgagagtaaagtttccagggctaatgttagtctatggaTGGAAGCCCAAATTCCAATGCCAGGCCCTATAGTCAGGATTTGATGTGCAGAAAAATtgatttatgcatacaaaaaatGCTTTTTGCACTTATAACCTGAAGACATGCACAAATCATATTATACGCATGCTAAGTATTTTCCTTATGAACATGTTCAGGTTTAACTCCTGATTGTATTCGCATACCATTAGCTCACACcttcagtatttaaaaaaatgtttcagagtGATATCAATCCCAATGTTAGGAGAGAAGATCcttgggaaaataaaaaaaaagtccactcTCCTTCCCACCCAGCAATCTCAATCTTTCTGTCCAACTCTCCCTCTCCCGGCCTGAGCTGCCTGTCCACCCTCTCCCCTTGCTAGGCCATTGTCTTCCTGCTTCTCGTGCAGCCCAAGCCTCCTGTCAGCCTCCCCCCTACCTGTCCATCGCCTCCCAGCGGCAGCCGGAGCGCCTCCTGTCAgcctccccacctctccctgtAGCTGGAGCAGCAACCCATATAGAAAACCAGTAGGTTACGATCCCATGTGGCCTGCGAGGTCATGACCATACATTTGTTGATTCTGCTGCACTGTACATAAATCTCTTTTTTCCCCCATTATACACTTATTCAAAATTCACCTAATTGGGTAACCAAGAAACTAATGAAACCAGTGTGCCATTGTTTTTAGACTATTAAATACCGCAAACATTTCTGCATGCATATGAGAGGCAATCACGTACCAATAAAGGTAATAGAAGAAGGAGAGGAGATAGAAAGCAAGCTTGCACCAGGCCTCCTTCTGACAGTAGCTTAAAGTAGCCGCATTCATCACCACCGGTGGGTCATATGCTAATTCCGAACTATCTGCCGGGCAATGGAAATACCTGAAGGAGAATTAAAAGAGTGCTCTGGATTAGCCTGATTGCCACTCTGGGAATCAGTCGTTAAAATACAGTTTGCTTGGGTCAGCCCAGAGGAGCTTTGGTTCCGATTCCCAGCCCTGGTCTTCCGTTCCCCGGGTTGGCCGGGGCTGGGGATGGTTGCAGGGGCAGCGTTCACAGACCCTGGCGGGGAGGGAGCTTATGCTCATAATGCGGTAGCGACACCTGGTGGCCGGATTTAACACCCCCGATTGCAGGGGTCAAGGAGGAAGCCCTGCTGCATGCATGGCCCCCTGCAAGGGCTGGACTAAAATAAACTGAGAAGGGATAGACACATGAAGGGGCCTGGCACCAGTTTCCAGCTCTGGTTCTGAGCGAGTTGGAAACAAAAGGAGCATTACGGAGCTGCTGGGTCAAAATACATTAATCAATCAAGCCTGGATTTTCGAAGGCCTTAAACCGGGGATTATGCaggtggctgggccttgtgcgcgctgcgctcattttaaaacaggcccggccacgcacgtaaaccgcTGTACGCACACCAGTGCTGCGCCCTGAAaaatgggcgggccgggggggggggaagaggcgtGCCGGCAGCGGGCTGGTACGCAGAAACTACTTCTGGtatggaggagcagtaagtgatgaaataaaaaaatgtggggtaggtaggtaggggttagggggcagggaggagaggggaaagggaagaaaggttaggcaggggggtagggaagttccctcccagcccgcttcccttaattggagcggactgggaggggaaCTGGGGggggcccgattgcgtcgccgcgtGGATTTCCCGAAAATTCACCCCCTATCCCCCCCGCACACGcgcgtgtggattttaaaatccggcgcgcacGCACGGACacggcgattttataacgtgcgcggcgccggattttaaaatccacacgcgCGTGTGCGGGGGAtagggaaccgcgtgcacatggatgcgcgcgtGGCTCCTTTTAAAACCGACCccaaaataaataagatataatTTGTCCATCCTTGGCCACCCTGCTAAAAAGTTTCCTATTCTTTCACTCTCGGCTGGCTCGGCTCAAGCCCTTTGATGTGATCGATGCTGCACGGGGCTCCGAACAGGCAGCTTATCtgctggaaaagtccataaaggcCAAGCAGGTCACCAACGAAAACGATCATGAGAGAGAGACTCACCTCCATAAATGGTAGAAAAGCACGGCACGTTCAGCCCCAGCGTCAGCCATTCTTCCGCGCACAGAAACATTATACAGAAAAGGCTGTGGATGGAATACTCTGGCAGCACCAGCTAAAAAGAggcaagaaacaaagcatcaccACAAAGCCCATTGACCTATTTTTTCCTGCACCGTCCTGGTAAAACAATTTACATTTTGTTGGAATTGTCCTCTAGGCCCCTATttgttgtggggggaggggggaatgaaatCCTCTTaaggggagaaggaaaggagcACAAGCTTGACTGAAAGGGGGCTTACGGGATAACCGGCATTAAAAACCGGCACAGTATGCGAGTTACCTGCCAGTTTTAAATGCCAGCAGTAGGTTGGCATTTAAACACGTCTAGCGCACCAACTAAAGATGTGAAGGATGCAATAGCGTTGCCCCTGGCCATGCTGAAGACAGTGTGGCCATGGTAAACCTGCCGCGCTCTGCATATTAGGTTTCCCCGTGCTAAGTAACTCAACGAGAAAGGGCTGGTTAGTGTGGGGAAACTtcacccccctcccgacccccaaactGATCCCTCACCAGAACAAGAAGAAGGGACCCTGgaccccctgaaaaaaaaaaagaaaaaatagatagGACTCTGGACTCCTAATCATGGCCTCCAAGTTGCCCCTGAATCTTCGCTGGCTGGAGGAAGCCATATTCCCTCCTGCCAGTAATGGCgccaaatcaaaatggtgccactgCCAATCTGGCCTGCATGTGCTTGGTGTTGAGTCATAGCGTCAACGGTGACATTTTGGATTTCTTTCTTCATTAAGGCTTCATGGATAACTTGGAGGCCATGGATGGGGTCCAAGGGATGGGCCTGGAGGTAGAGAGGTCATTTGAAGAGGGGCCTGGAGGAACCtgtccttctttcttttttttttggggggggggggcgtgtaaGGGACGCGGGTGGGCTGAGGGGAGGCCAGTCTTTATGACTGTGGGCTTCAAAGCCATGTTTCCAGGTCGGTGGTGCAGATTAACTTTCCTGCCTTAAGTGGCTCAGGTTATCCATTTTAGGCATTAACCCTTTACGTTAGCCCCTTGTAATGCTTTTCATCCCCTCTATTTCCATGCCCGTTAGCATTGCCATCAGAAAACCGGCAGCAATGCTAATATGCATGCATTAACATGGACATTGACATTAGCTAATGCCCTCATTGACATGCGTCTAACGCGGGCGTTAAGTCAACATTCCTTAGTACACAGGACCTTAAATAACTTCAAAAGTAAATTGGATACATTTATGTTTTTTAAGAGGAATAAATGTATTGTGGGTAAGACAATGAAAGTAAACT from Rhinatrema bivittatum chromosome 3, aRhiBiv1.1, whole genome shotgun sequence includes these protein-coding regions:
- the CNIH3 gene encoding LOW QUALITY PROTEIN: protein cornichon homolog 3 (The sequence of the model RefSeq protein was modified relative to this genomic sequence to represent the inferred CDS: inserted 1 base in 1 codon), which codes for MAFTFAAFCYMLSLVLCAALIFFAIWHIIAFDELRTDFKSPIDQCNPAHARERLRNIERICFLLRKLVLPEYSIHSLFCIMFLCAEEWLTLGLNVPXLFYHLWRYFHCPADSSELAYDPPVVMNAATLSYCQKEAWCKLAFYLLSFFYYLYCMIYTLVSS